Proteins encoded in a region of the Veillonella parvula genome:
- a CDS encoding LutC/YkgG family protein yields MDVAKRNQFIARLSRALGRDQEMCPAFVEGFDYSHGPQETMFQDLNRDQILTMFKEQCQRVGTKFVETTPDKLGETILAAIDDWGNGKIVFPSSPEVEEYKLKELFEQDATNNGGTRTYFQWDPAKGREECISNTANADIGITFPYCGIAETATVVQASGEDSGRVISLLPTTHIAVLYTDTINPRMTQTMEHLAERYHNDPAKFPTNICLISGPSRTADIELVTVDGAHGPIQVTYILVNR; encoded by the coding sequence ATGGATGTAGCTAAACGTAATCAATTTATTGCACGTTTATCTCGTGCATTAGGCCGTGATCAAGAAATGTGCCCTGCTTTTGTAGAAGGCTTTGATTATAGCCATGGTCCTCAAGAAACTATGTTCCAAGATTTGAATCGCGATCAAATTTTGACAATGTTTAAGGAACAATGTCAACGTGTTGGTACAAAATTCGTTGAAACTACACCTGACAAACTAGGTGAAACAATTTTGGCAGCTATCGACGACTGGGGAAACGGTAAAATTGTATTCCCAAGCTCTCCTGAAGTAGAAGAATATAAATTAAAAGAATTGTTCGAACAAGATGCAACTAATAATGGCGGCACTCGTACATACTTCCAATGGGATCCAGCTAAAGGTCGTGAAGAATGTATTTCTAATACTGCTAATGCTGATATTGGTATTACATTCCCATACTGCGGTATTGCGGAAACTGCTACTGTAGTACAAGCTTCTGGTGAGGATTCTGGCCGTGTGATTAGTTTGTTGCCTACAACACATATTGCTGTGTTGTATACTGACACAATTAATCCACGTATGACACAAACAATGGAACATTTGGCTGAACGGTATCATAACGATCCAGCTAAGTTCCCTACAAATATCTGCTTGATTTCTGGTCCGTCCCGTACAGCGGATATCGAATTGGTAACTGTAGATGGTGCTCATGGTCCTATCCAAGTAACCTATATCTTAGTTAATAGATAA
- a CDS encoding LutB/LldF family L-lactate oxidation iron-sulfur protein — translation MALIYDNRPYKTRIKECLADDFKVAAIKKAQDVFYDKRNTVVADVPEWLDFRAEAAKIRDHVLNNLDYYVSQFADNAEKAGSKVHFAFDDKEATQIALDILRQREAKMIVKSKTILTEEIGLNEVLEEAGIEVNETDLAEFILQTAVSPPSHIVVPGLHFERNKIREIFAEKLGYTGTENPTEMTHFVRGYVRERFLKADVGVNGCNFAVAESGTCTIVSNEGNGRMASSIPKTQLIFLGTERIVPDFKALDVMMEMLNRSAVGSKISNYFSMMTGPARSGEADGPEETHIIIIDNGRSGILGGTFQEMLRCIRCGACMNICPVYRHVSGHGYGSVYPGPMGAVLTPLFKGYDVAGDLPYASTLCGACTENCPVAIPLHELLMEHRHIMADIEKTRPKAEEAIFTAAAKMFGNATLFDLGTKAGAIGMNLISNKEGNMPEWTQAIPVMNGWTKSKELGSLKFKKFRDLYAEHEKNKKKEKK, via the coding sequence ATGGCACTTATATATGACAATCGCCCCTATAAAACACGTATAAAAGAATGTTTGGCTGACGATTTCAAAGTTGCAGCTATTAAAAAAGCACAAGACGTGTTTTATGATAAACGTAATACAGTAGTTGCGGATGTTCCTGAATGGTTAGATTTCCGCGCTGAAGCGGCTAAAATTCGCGATCACGTACTTAACAACTTGGATTACTATGTAAGTCAATTTGCTGACAACGCTGAAAAAGCTGGTTCTAAAGTTCACTTTGCGTTCGATGACAAAGAAGCAACTCAAATTGCATTAGATATCCTTCGCCAACGCGAAGCAAAAATGATCGTTAAATCCAAAACTATCTTAACTGAAGAAATTGGTTTGAACGAAGTGTTAGAAGAAGCTGGTATTGAAGTTAACGAAACTGACTTGGCTGAATTTATTTTGCAAACTGCAGTAAGTCCTCCATCTCACATCGTAGTACCAGGTCTTCACTTTGAACGTAACAAAATTCGCGAAATTTTCGCTGAAAAATTAGGTTATACAGGAACTGAAAACCCTACGGAAATGACTCACTTTGTACGCGGTTATGTACGTGAGCGCTTCTTAAAAGCTGATGTAGGTGTTAACGGCTGTAACTTTGCAGTTGCTGAATCTGGTACATGTACAATCGTTTCCAACGAAGGTAACGGTCGTATGGCTAGCTCTATTCCTAAGACTCAATTGATCTTCTTAGGTACAGAACGTATTGTTCCTGATTTTAAAGCTCTTGATGTTATGATGGAAATGTTGAACCGTTCTGCAGTAGGTTCTAAAATTTCTAACTACTTCTCCATGATGACTGGCCCTGCGCGTTCTGGTGAAGCTGATGGTCCCGAAGAAACTCATATCATTATTATCGATAACGGACGCTCTGGCATCTTGGGTGGGACATTCCAAGAAATGCTACGTTGTATCCGTTGTGGCGCATGCATGAATATTTGTCCTGTATACCGTCACGTTTCCGGTCATGGATATGGTTCTGTATATCCAGGTCCAATGGGTGCTGTATTGACTCCATTATTCAAAGGTTACGATGTAGCCGGCGATCTTCCATATGCTTCTACATTATGCGGTGCATGTACAGAAAACTGTCCAGTAGCTATTCCATTGCATGAATTGTTGATGGAGCACCGTCATATCATGGCTGATATTGAAAAGACTCGTCCAAAAGCAGAAGAAGCTATCTTCACAGCAGCTGCTAAGATGTTTGGTAATGCAACATTATTTGATCTTGGCACAAAAGCTGGTGCTATCGGTATGAACTTAATTAGTAATAAAGAGGGTAACATGCCTGAATGGACTCAAGCTATTCCAGTTATGAACGGTTGGACTAAATCTAAAGAATTGGGTTCCTTGAAATTCAAGAAATTCCGTGATTTGTATGCTGAACATGAAAAGAACAAGAAGAAGGAGAAAAAATAA
- a CDS encoding OPT family oligopeptide transporter — MKHDFTSHDLHLPELTLRGMLLGALITVIFTASNVYLGLKVGLTFSSSIPAAIISMAILRFFKDSNVLENNMVQTQASAAGTLSAIIFILPGLLMLGYWNGFPFWQTFLLCACGGCLGVLFTIPLRRAMVVNSDLPYPEGRAAAEILKVGSHNGEQGPQSSSGMTDIVSGGFVAGLISLCANGFKVLGDSMSFWIPVGSKGITQIPLGFSTALLGAGYLIGIASGIAILVGVLIAWAGFVPYFTNMFAPDGGATAKFAMAVWKSKVRFIGAGAIGIAAIWTLITLIKPIIEGMKISVKSMNSSSAERELHRMDTDMSTKSVLGVFILILIGLVFTFWDFVSVVPISAGLMWTLVVVGIVVALLIGFFVAAACGYMAGLIGTSASPISGIGILATIISSLVVYFIAAENNLFATQEGVQFATAMAIFMTSVVIAIASISNDNLQDLKTGQLVGATPWRQQIALLLGSVAGAIAIAPVLNLLYQAYGFTGALPRAEMDPNAALSAPQATLMTTIAQGIFNSSMDWDYILIGVGVGVVAIIVNLILKSTTATLTLPPLAVGMGIYLPPTLEVPLIIGSFISYFVGRYLVARAKMRAGELADYDVEQSNRRGVLFASGLIVGESLIGVIIAVIIVLSVTTGGGEAPLELVGPEFESTAQWLGLLAFIFAGLYLVRRVVTHKFNKEEALAMKAEQEQ, encoded by the coding sequence ATGAAACATGACTTTACGAGCCATGACCTTCATCTGCCGGAACTGACGTTGCGTGGGATGCTACTTGGTGCATTGATTACTGTTATTTTTACAGCATCTAACGTATATCTCGGTTTGAAGGTTGGTTTGACATTCTCGTCATCCATTCCGGCAGCAATTATTTCAATGGCGATTTTACGGTTCTTCAAGGATTCTAACGTTCTTGAAAACAACATGGTACAAACGCAGGCTTCTGCCGCTGGTACATTGTCCGCCATTATCTTTATTTTGCCAGGTTTACTCATGCTTGGGTATTGGAATGGCTTTCCGTTCTGGCAAACATTTTTGCTCTGCGCATGCGGTGGTTGTCTAGGTGTATTATTCACCATTCCATTGCGTCGTGCTATGGTAGTGAATAGTGATCTACCATATCCAGAAGGCCGTGCAGCAGCAGAAATTTTGAAAGTTGGCTCTCACAATGGTGAACAAGGCCCTCAATCTAGCTCCGGTATGACCGATATCGTGTCCGGTGGCTTTGTAGCTGGCCTTATTAGCCTTTGTGCAAATGGTTTCAAAGTGCTTGGCGATAGCATGAGCTTCTGGATTCCTGTAGGTAGCAAAGGGATTACTCAAATTCCTTTGGGCTTCTCTACAGCGTTGTTAGGTGCTGGTTATCTTATTGGTATCGCCTCTGGTATCGCTATCCTCGTTGGTGTACTTATCGCGTGGGCTGGCTTCGTACCTTACTTCACTAATATGTTTGCTCCAGATGGCGGTGCTACTGCCAAGTTTGCAATGGCTGTTTGGAAATCTAAAGTTCGTTTTATCGGTGCTGGTGCTATCGGTATTGCTGCGATTTGGACTTTGATTACCTTAATCAAACCTATCATCGAAGGCATGAAGATTTCTGTAAAATCTATGAATAGCAGTTCCGCTGAACGTGAATTGCATCGTATGGATACAGATATGAGTACAAAATCCGTTTTAGGTGTATTCATACTTATTCTTATTGGATTAGTATTTACATTCTGGGATTTCGTATCTGTCGTACCTATTAGTGCAGGTTTAATGTGGACACTCGTTGTAGTAGGTATCGTAGTAGCTTTATTGATTGGCTTCTTCGTAGCTGCAGCATGTGGCTATATGGCAGGCCTTATCGGTACATCTGCTTCTCCAATTTCTGGTATCGGTATTTTAGCGACTATTATTTCTTCCTTGGTTGTATACTTTATCGCAGCGGAAAATAATTTATTTGCTACACAGGAAGGTGTTCAGTTCGCTACCGCTATGGCTATCTTTATGACATCCGTAGTTATTGCGATTGCATCTATTTCTAATGATAATTTACAAGATTTGAAAACTGGCCAACTCGTTGGTGCTACACCTTGGCGTCAACAAATTGCCTTGTTACTTGGTTCTGTAGCCGGTGCCATTGCAATTGCTCCAGTTCTTAACTTGCTTTACCAAGCATATGGTTTCACAGGTGCGTTACCACGTGCTGAAATGGATCCAAACGCTGCATTATCTGCGCCTCAAGCGACTTTGATGACTACCATTGCGCAAGGTATCTTCAACTCTAGCATGGATTGGGATTATATCTTAATCGGCGTTGGCGTTGGCGTTGTGGCGATTATCGTCAACTTGATTCTCAAGAGCACAACTGCTACCTTAACATTGCCTCCGTTGGCTGTTGGTATGGGTATTTATTTACCACCTACTTTAGAAGTACCGCTTATTATTGGTTCTTTCATCAGCTACTTCGTAGGTCGTTATCTTGTAGCTCGTGCTAAAATGCGTGCCGGTGAGCTTGCTGACTACGATGTAGAGCAATCCAATCGCCGCGGTGTTCTCTTTGCTTCTGGTCTGATCGTTGGTGAAAGCTTGATTGGTGTAATCATAGCTGTTATTATTGTATTGTCTGTTACAACTGGTGGTGGGGAAGCTCCACTTGAATTAGTAGGTCCTGAATTTGAAAGCACAGCACAATGGTTAGGATTGCTTGCATTCATATTCGCTGGTCTCTATCTTGTTCGACGTGTTGTTACACACAAGTTCAATAAAGAAGAAGCTCTTGCTATGAAAGCTGAGCAAGAACAATAA
- a CDS encoding S-layer homology domain-containing protein gives MYKNTPHALRALVLGTLLTTTVLGFASANTTTTTHAPATTVEATKMETTKAPMAKTDATKMETTKTEAANVKSTNTASPAIVNTSIGTSQDIQKIRAHIFTDVPSDFWAANSISTVTKANLMKGYSDGTFRPNQPMTREEVAALFNNITDDGTAAFLSSKFKDITSDRWSALAIESVARKNIISGYGDDTYKPEKYMSRQEFAVVADNYIHYLGYTTEDPTVLDNISYGDQKFVAPWAQDAVRELAYLGFTNYAPGTLFNPEKYVTRAEAAEIAYRMTQTEQALAFHNTLLKQQVENKTANIIDKALGYGNDFTKFRQDGALFWEAGQLHASLTDQKKTDLVSKAITEAHDPQLDRTVVVSKGKLNQAQLEEYQSDAIALYQQKEPQGKILSISPNTDTSALLITVDSIQKSTLKAFKKKFHDNVFLQLPPEPLTKSDGNIQFPLPPRVNYYNDKQ, from the coding sequence ATGTACAAGAATACCCCTCACGCATTACGTGCCCTCGTACTCGGCACATTATTGACTACAACAGTCCTTGGTTTTGCTTCTGCAAACACAACCACTACAACTCATGCTCCTGCAACTACTGTTGAAGCCACTAAAATGGAAACAACTAAAGCACCAATGGCTAAAACAGATGCTACGAAGATGGAGACTACTAAAACAGAAGCGGCTAACGTCAAATCTACTAATACTGCCTCACCTGCAATTGTAAACACCTCTATTGGTACGTCTCAAGATATTCAAAAAATTCGCGCCCACATCTTTACAGATGTGCCTAGTGATTTTTGGGCAGCTAACTCGATTAGCACTGTAACAAAAGCAAACCTAATGAAGGGGTATTCCGATGGTACATTCCGACCTAACCAACCTATGACACGTGAAGAAGTAGCAGCGCTCTTCAACAATATCACAGATGATGGTACGGCCGCCTTTTTATCAAGTAAATTTAAAGATATTACATCTGACCGTTGGTCTGCTCTTGCTATTGAATCTGTAGCGCGCAAGAATATCATCAGCGGATATGGTGATGACACATATAAACCAGAAAAATATATGTCCCGTCAAGAGTTTGCTGTAGTAGCGGATAACTATATCCATTATTTAGGATATACTACTGAAGACCCAACAGTTCTTGATAATATATCCTATGGAGACCAAAAATTCGTGGCTCCTTGGGCACAAGATGCCGTTCGCGAGCTTGCCTATCTTGGGTTTACAAACTACGCTCCAGGTACATTATTTAACCCTGAAAAATATGTAACTCGTGCAGAAGCAGCGGAAATTGCGTACCGCATGACACAAACAGAACAAGCACTTGCCTTCCACAACACATTGCTCAAGCAACAAGTAGAAAATAAAACAGCTAATATCATCGACAAAGCATTAGGTTATGGCAATGATTTCACCAAATTCCGTCAAGACGGGGCCCTCTTCTGGGAGGCAGGCCAATTACATGCATCTTTAACGGATCAAAAGAAAACTGACCTCGTCTCCAAAGCAATTACAGAGGCTCATGATCCACAGCTAGATAGAACTGTAGTCGTATCAAAAGGTAAATTAAATCAGGCCCAACTAGAGGAGTATCAATCCGATGCCATTGCCCTTTACCAACAAAAAGAACCTCAAGGAAAGATTCTTTCCATCTCCCCAAATACTGATACGAGTGCCCTTCTCATTACCGTTGATTCTATTCAAAAATCGACATTGAAAGCATTTAAAAAGAAATTCCATGATAATGTATTCTTACAATTACCACCGGAACCGCTTACAAAGTCAGACGGAAATATTCAATTCCCATTACCGCCACGCGTAAACTATTATAACGACAAACAATAA
- a CDS encoding S-layer homology domain-containing protein, whose protein sequence is MKLNKLSLSLAITLALGSTFSMAHAETTATHIKSEVSNVATRAEVSAKADEHRVDTSVKNDTKRIDTSVKNDAKHGSTVVKRDAKHADASAKNAAKRTDTSVKNDAKRVNTSVKNDVKRIDTSVKNDVKEDAVKVEGKKAVKAKENLPAGIYPDTKDNWARDAIQAMTQAGYLSGYADNTFKPSAQITREQAAAIYGKVLQHNLNEQELAEIATKESSTSYSDVEADRWSSSAIKLVSAAGVMEGTSKTAFTPSKTMDREQFVASAASLAKKLNLSTPVKAEKVTFKDEASISSAYLADIQYMAQRGIVASGATENFNPKQPVTRAQAATILNRMLNGAGLATPKHSTTEAKAETTVKEDIKKADTAIEKEASKVNKDAKKDMSKTDKDMKKEAEKADKVAKAEAKKADKDLKGNKNAAVAEKAEPTHTVRPVRRSTLKALDQKQQAALEDKVFSELNKTYKTEDAFQNYGVMYWRDNQLHVALKTDSDISTVKANLANRGDSTVNNYVVVESSQYSQAEYDAIDTNFRNYYNKNEKAGTILATFPDVENNQLYAVVSTASKETQQGISKLFGSKVKMTVKR, encoded by the coding sequence ATGAAACTAAATAAATTATCTTTGTCTTTAGCAATTACATTGGCCCTTGGCTCTACATTCAGCATGGCTCACGCTGAAACAACTGCGACTCATATAAAATCCGAAGTATCTAATGTGGCTACTAGAGCTGAAGTTTCTGCTAAAGCGGATGAACACCGTGTTGATACATCTGTTAAAAACGATACTAAACGTATTGATACATCCGTAAAAAATGATGCTAAACATGGTAGCACAGTTGTAAAACGTGATGCAAAACATGCTGATGCATCTGCTAAAAACGCTGCTAAACGCACTGATACATCCGTAAAAAACGATGCTAAACGCGTTAACACTTCTGTAAAAAATGACGTTAAACGCATTGATACTTCTGTAAAAAATGATGTAAAAGAAGATGCTGTAAAGGTAGAAGGTAAAAAAGCTGTAAAAGCTAAAGAAAACTTACCTGCTGGTATATACCCCGACACAAAAGATAACTGGGCTCGCGATGCTATCCAAGCAATGACACAAGCCGGTTACCTTTCTGGTTATGCTGATAATACATTCAAACCTAGTGCACAAATTACTCGTGAGCAAGCAGCTGCTATTTATGGCAAAGTGCTACAACACAACTTAAACGAACAAGAATTAGCGGAGATTGCAACAAAAGAATCCTCTACCTCCTACTCTGACGTGGAAGCAGATCGTTGGTCTAGCTCTGCTATCAAATTAGTTAGTGCTGCAGGCGTAATGGAAGGCACATCTAAAACAGCTTTCACACCTAGCAAAACTATGGACCGCGAACAATTCGTTGCATCCGCCGCTAGCCTAGCTAAAAAATTAAATCTTTCTACACCTGTAAAAGCAGAAAAAGTAACATTTAAAGACGAAGCTAGCATCTCCTCTGCTTACTTGGCAGATATCCAATACATGGCTCAACGTGGCATCGTAGCATCTGGGGCAACAGAAAACTTTAACCCTAAACAACCTGTAACAAGAGCACAAGCGGCAACAATCTTGAACCGCATGCTTAATGGTGCTGGCCTTGCAACACCGAAACACAGTACAACTGAAGCTAAAGCTGAAACAACTGTAAAAGAAGATATAAAGAAAGCTGATACAGCAATCGAAAAAGAGGCCTCCAAAGTAAATAAAGATGCAAAAAAAGATATGTCCAAAACTGATAAAGACATGAAAAAAGAGGCAGAAAAGGCAGATAAAGTAGCCAAAGCTGAGGCAAAAAAAGCTGACAAAGACTTAAAGGGCAACAAAAATGCTGCAGTAGCGGAAAAAGCTGAGCCTACTCACACAGTTCGCCCTGTTCGTCGCAGCACACTAAAAGCACTTGATCAAAAACAACAAGCTGCATTAGAAGACAAAGTATTTTCTGAATTAAATAAAACTTATAAAACAGAAGATGCATTCCAAAATTATGGCGTAATGTACTGGCGTGACAATCAATTACACGTAGCTTTGAAAACAGACAGCGATATTTCCACAGTAAAAGCTAACCTTGCAAACCGTGGTGATTCTACTGTAAATAACTATGTTGTAGTTGAATCCTCCCAATACAGCCAAGCTGAATACGATGCAATCGATACAAACTTCCGCAACTACTACAACAAAAATGAAAAAGCAGGTACAATTCTAGCTACATTCCCTGATGTAGAAAATAACCAACTTTACGCAGTTGTATCTACAGCATCTAAAGAAACACAACAAGGGATCTCTAAATTATTCGGTTCCAAAGTAAAAATGACAGTAAAACGCTAA
- a CDS encoding (Fe-S)-binding protein, which produces MKIHLFQQCLIDMFYPHVGMAGVEVLERLGCELVVPKKQVCCGQMFTNSGYNDAAMDAIKNTIECFENAEYVVSMSGSCAFAIRDEYHHFLKDQPEWLARAEKLSGKIYEFTQFITDVLGVEDVGARFNESVTYHTSCHVTRLMGIKEPPFKLLKNVKDINLIELPRADRCCGFGGTFSVKNPEISEVMTREKALEIAGTGANVISGSDQACLMNIAGMLDRLHKEGEIDRRIKVMHIAEILNCR; this is translated from the coding sequence ATGAAAATTCATCTTTTCCAACAGTGTTTGATTGACATGTTCTACCCTCATGTAGGTATGGCTGGTGTAGAAGTACTTGAAAGATTAGGTTGTGAGCTTGTAGTACCTAAGAAACAAGTATGCTGTGGACAAATGTTTACTAACTCCGGTTACAATGACGCAGCTATGGATGCAATTAAGAATACAATCGAATGCTTTGAGAACGCTGAATATGTAGTCAGCATGTCCGGTTCTTGCGCTTTTGCAATCCGCGATGAATATCATCATTTCTTAAAAGATCAACCAGAGTGGTTGGCGCGCGCAGAAAAATTGAGTGGTAAAATTTACGAATTCACTCAATTTATTACTGACGTATTAGGTGTTGAAGATGTAGGGGCTCGTTTCAACGAATCCGTAACATACCATACATCTTGCCACGTAACTCGTTTGATGGGCATTAAAGAGCCTCCTTTCAAACTCCTTAAAAACGTTAAAGATATCAACTTGATTGAATTACCACGTGCAGATCGTTGCTGTGGTTTCGGCGGTACTTTCTCAGTTAAAAACCCTGAAATCAGTGAAGTTATGACACGCGAAAAAGCATTGGAAATTGCTGGCACAGGTGCCAACGTTATCTCCGGTTCTGACCAAGCGTGCTTGATGAACATCGCTGGTATGCTTGATCGTCTTCATAAAGAAGGCGAAATTGATCGCCGTATCAAAGTTATGCATATTGCTGAAATCTTAAACTGCCGTTAA